CATCGCCGGGCGGTAGCCCATCCGGCTCGCGACCGCGAGGTTCCACGCGATGGTGGGCGTGTCGAAATAGATCTGACGCATGTCAGCCAGCTTCTCGCCGTTGGCCAGCCGGGCGATCACCGACGCGCCGAACTGGCCGATCCCGTCGAAGTCGCCGCGGGCGACGCTCATCAGGGCGCCCTGCGCCACCTCCTCCGGTCCCAGCTGCGAGAAGGTGGGGATGCCGCGTTCCTGGAAGACGCGGACCAGGGCCGGAAAGCGGTCCAGGCTCCAGCGGCCGAAGGTGATGTACATGGCGTCCACCCGCTGGGCGAGGTCGCTCCAGGCGGCGGCGAGATCGGCGTAATAGCGCTCCTGATCGTCGGGGCCGGCGGGTGCCTGGACATGGCGCGCCACCAGTTCGTAGCCCAGTTGTCCCGCCACGGCTTCGATGTCGGCGATGGAGGCGATGGCCCGGCCGGCCGGGCTGTTCTCGTAGGCGATCCCCAGCCGGCGGAAGCCGAAGGTCTCATGGAAGATACGGAGCTGGCGGTGGTAGCGCTGGGGATCGACATGGGCCCAGACGTGATCGCGGCCGGATTGTTCGGCGGCGGTGACGATGCCGGCGGCGACGGCATTGGTCGTGGAGAACACCAGCGTCGGGACGCTGTGACGGTCCACCGCCAGCTTGCGCCCGGCGATGGTGCCCATCACGATCATCAGATCGATGTCGCCACCGCTCTCCAGCCGTTGCAGGATCGGTTCCGCCGGCGCCTGATCCAGCCCGCCGTACCAGCCGTCGGCGACGAAGCGGATCCGCGGCCCCAGATCGTGCGCCGACAGCCAGCGCCACAGCGCCTGGCTGTCGGTCTGGCCGGCATCATAGGGCATCCGTGCCGCCCCATTCAGCCAGGACAGGGCGTCCAACCCTTTCACGATGCTGGCCAGGGTGCCCGCATAGTTGCCGTAGGGCATCGTCTCGGCATAGCCGATCCGCCAATGGCGCCCGTCGGTCAGCCTGGGCAGCAAGGCGTTGTCGGTCGCGCGGCCGGCCCCGGCAGCGCCCGGAAGGAGCGTGCCCAGGACCGCCGCGCCGGCACCGGCGATCATCCGGCGCCGGTTCACGATCTGACCGGATCCCGTCATTCCTCACCCCCCACCTGTCCGACGGACCGGCGCGCCACGCGCGGCCCCAGCATCAGAATGGCCGACGGGCGGATGCCGTTGGCCTTGCCGATGTCCTCCACCGTGATCGTCTCGATGCCCTGGGTGCCGACGAACACCGCCTCGTCGCCCAGAGCGGCTTCGGGTATGTCGGTGACGTCGGCCAGAACCTTTCCCATGAAGGCTTCGCCGATCAGCGGCGCCCGCCGCCCGCGGATCAGCACGGCGCTGTCCCGGAAGCGCAGCAGGAAGGGAAGGTCGGCATAGCCCACCGGAATCATCGCCGCCCGTCCTGCGCTCCGCCCCCCGTTCGAGCCCTCGCTCCGCCCCTCGTTCCGCTGCCGGGCGCCCGGGCTGTATCCGATGTCGTCCCCCGGGTCCAGTCTGCAGAGATGCGCGACGCGCGAGACCAGGTCCATCACCGGGCGGAAGGGGAACGGCGCGCCGCCGGCCTCGACCATGCGGATGCCGTAGAGCACGGCACCCAGCCGCACCATGTCGAACCGGGCGTCGGGGGCATTGAACAGGCCGGGGCTGGTGACGGCATGGACGAGCGGCGGTTTCGGCACATCCGCCGGCAGCCGGTCGATCAGGGTGCGGAAGCCGGCGACCTCCCGCCCGATCTGGACGGGATCGTCACGATAGGGGCCGATCATGTGGGTGAACAACCCGTCCAGCCGCAGATTGGCGAAGCCGCGCACCCTGCGCAGGAGGACCGCCACGTCACCCCGGTCCACGCCCAGCCCGGCGCCGTCCGACCTGACCCTGACATGGACGCCGGCCGGACGCCCGGCCCGGCGGGCGGCGGATTGCAGCGCCTCGGCCGCCTCGACGTCGCTGACGGTGGCGGTCAGGCCGGCGGCGATCATCGGGGAGGCGTCGCCGGGGCAAAGCGGGTTCATCACCAGGATCGGCGACGCGATCCCCTCCCGCCGCAGGTCCAGCCCTTCGTCCGGGCTGTCGACGGCCAGCCCGTCGATGCCTGCGCGTTCCAGCGTCCGCGACACCGCCAGGGCGCCGTGGCCATAGGCATTGGCCTTGACCACGCCAAGGATCCGGACGCCGGCCCCCAGGATCGATCTGGCCATCGCGAGGTTCGCCGCCAGCCGGTCGAGATGAAGGACGGCATGGCAGCCTGCGACATCATCGGTCATAACGACCGGCCCAGCCCGCTGTTCTCGGGTGCTTGCATCGTCTCCGCTCCGGCCATGAAACCCGCAAGCTCCGGACCTTTCCACCCTCAATCCGCCGCCCTCAATGGACCGCCGCAGGAACGGCGCCGGCGGGAGCATAGGCTCCGGCCGGGTCTGGTTCCTGCGCCGTCCCGTGTTCGGCGCCCGGTGCGGTGGCATGTCCGGCGGCCGGTCCGGTGCCGTGCCCCCCACCATGCCCTCCGCCATGGCTGTTGTTGATGCCGAGCAGTCCGTAGATCACCAGGAGCAGGACGTTGGTGCTGTGGCCGCCGTCATGGCTGCCATCATGACTTTCGCCATGGGCCTTGCCCTTGTCGCGGTGAGGCGATGCATGCTTGGCATCGGCGTGGGCCGGCACCGCATGGCGGGCGTAGCGACCGCCATGCCCGCTGCTGCTGCCATGCCCACCCGACGCAACGGCCGGCGCCGCTGCGATCAGGATCGCCATCGCCGCTGCGGTCGCCGTGGCGACGGTCGTGTGGTGCGCGCTCCGCCTCATGCTTCGGCCCTCCTCTGCCACGCCGTCAGTTCATGTTGGCGGTGGCCGGTACGTTCTGGACGGTGCCGATCAGGTTTTCGGTATAGACGACCTCCTTCGGCGCAAGCTTCAGCGCCTTGGCGGTCATCCGCTCCGCCTCCTCGCGGCGTCCATGGGCACTCAGCACCTCGGCCCAGCTCGAATAGACGTCGGAGAAGTTGGGATCGGTACGGCTGGACTCGTCGAACTTGGCGTAGGCCTCTTCGATCCGGCCGGTCAGGGCCAGGGTGAAGCCCCATTCGCTCAGTGCCGCCGCCTTCACCGCCGGGCTCTGGGCCACGTTGGGGTGCTCCACCACCGCCGCGAAGTTCTTCACCGCCGCGTCATACTCGCCGAGCCTGGCATTGACGACACCCAGGTTCAGGACCGGCGACAGGAAATTGGGGTCGAGATGCACCGCCTCCTCGAACTGGTGGATGGCGCCGTGGCGGTCGTTCTGCTGGTACAGGACCATGCCCCACAGATTGTGCAGCCACGGGGCATAGCGCGAGTCGTGCCCTTCCAGTTCGAGGCGCAGGATCTCCAGCGTCGGGGTGAAGTCGCGCGACAGCCGGTCGCGCTTGAACTGGTAGGCGGCCAGGATATAGGGGTTCACCACCCGCATCGCCTCATAGGCGACGCCATGGATCAGCCCCTTCATGTTGTCGACCGAGCCGTTGCGCTGGATGCGCGTCTTGTTGTGGTGGCTGTCGTAGCTGCGCAGGATGAATTCGACCTGCTGGTCGTGGCGCACGATCTCCCCGGAGAAGGTGAAGGGAATCATGTGGGCCGATTCCTGCACCACGCGGATCAGCGGGGTGACGCCGAGATATTCGCCCAGCACCGAGGTGGCGCTCTGGTCGGCGTGAAGCTCGACCTGGCGGGCTTCGGCCTTGGTGAAGGCCTGCCGCTCGATCTCCTGCATCTCGTCGGCCAGCTTGGTGATGACCACCGCCGGTGTCAGGCCGGTCTCCTGGGAGATCGAATCGGGCACGTCGACATAGTCGAAATGGATGGTCTGGGTGTCGGTGAAGACGGCGAAGCCGAAGGCCATCGCCAGCGTCACCAAAGGAATTGTGAGAATGCCGAAATCCATCTTGTCCCCCCTGTCGCTCTGCTTTCGCTGTGCTGTCTGTCCGCCGTCAGCCCGCTGCGGACGCCGCCCTTGCGGCAGTCATAAGGCAGCGGTCATGAGGCGGCCTTGCCGGCGAAGGACAGGAAGCGGCTGGGATGGACATCGCGCACGTTGTAGACCCAGCCCTTGATCTTCTGGCTGACCAGCGACTTGGTGGAGAAGTGGTAGATCGGGATGACCGGGTTGTCGTCGATCATCGTCTTCTCGGCCTGGGCGAGCAGGCTGGAGCGCTGGGCCGCATCCTCGCTGGCCGCCGCCTTGGCAAGCAGCTCATCATACTTGCGGCTGCGGTAGCCGGGATCGTTGCGCGGCGGCAGGGCGGTGGACAGCATCAGATTGAGGAAGACGGTGGGGTCGGCGTAATCGCCGATCCAGGCCGCGCGCACGATCTGGAAATCGCGCCGGGCGCGGCGCTTGAGATAGTCGGTGCGCTCGACGCCGACCGGCTTGACCTGGATGCCCTTGCCGAAGGCGTCCTGCCACATGGAGACGACGGCGTCGGCGATGACGCGGTTGTTTTCCGACTGGTTGTAGAGGATTTCGACCGTCAGCGGCTGCATCGGGCTGAAGCCCGCGGTGGAGAACAGGCGGCGCGCCTCGCGCAGGCGGTTCTCCATCGGTTCGGAGATGAAGTCTGCGGTCTGGCGGCGGTAGTTGGGGACGATGGGCGGCACCAGCCCATAGGCCGGGGTCTCGCCGGCGCGGGTGACCTTGTCGACGATGTTCTCGCGGTTGACCGCCAGCGACAACGCGCGGCGCAGGTCGCGGTTGCTCTTGAAGGGTTCGACCGTGAGGTTGAAGGCGTAATAGTAGGTGGCGAGGAAGGGCCTGTTCCAGAACACCTTCGGTTCGGTCAGCGAGATCCACTTCACGCGGTCCTGCGGAACCTCGTAGGTGAGGTGGAGGGCTCCGGCCTTGAAGCGGTCGACCTCCTCGGCGGAATCGTCGATGGGGAAGAAGTTGACGCGATCGATGGCGACGCTGCCGTTGTCATGGAAGTTGGCGTTCTTGGCGAGGCCGATCTGTTGATGGGCGCGCCATTCCTCCAGCACATAGGCACCGTTGCTGACCATCTTGCCGGGGTCGGTCCAGCGTTCGCGCTGGGATTCGACGGTGGCGCGGTGCACGGGCAGCGCGCTGTTGTCGGCGGCGATCAGATCGAGGAAATAGGGGGTGGCCGCCTCGAGCGCGATGGTCACGGTGCGCGGGTCCGGCGCCGCCACGCCCAGCGTGTCGGCCGGCTTGGCACCGTCGATGACGGCCGCGGCGCCCTTGATCACGCGCATGTTGGAGGAAGGCTGGATGCCGTCCTTGGGCGTCAGGGCGCGGCGCAGGCTGTAGACGAAATCCTCCGCCGTGATCGGATCGCCATTGGACCAGCGGGCGTCGGCGCGGAGCTGGAAGCTGTAGAGCTTGCCGTCATCCGACACCTGCCAGCTTTCGGCGACGCCCGGCAGGATGCGGCCGTCGGGGCCGTACACCACCAGCCCCTCGAACAGGTCGCGCAGAATGTTCGATTCGATGCGCCCGTCCGTGCGGTGCGGGTCCAGCGTCGACGGTTCGCCGCCATTGCCGCGATTCAGCACCGTCGCAGCCTGCGCCGCCGTCCCGGCGAAAAGCGCAAGCCCGGCGGCAAGCATCACCGCCGATACCCTCTTCGTTAGCTCTGTCACCGGAGGCCCTCACAATCTTGGCGGTGGAATTCTTGGACGTGGACAATCACCGAATCCGCAAGGCCGGAAACGACCTGGCGGTTCGAGCCGGATCGGCTGCCGATTCCATCGGTCGATTGGACGTCCTGCATACGGTCAGGCCCCGCTCGGTTCGGCGCGGCTGCCACGAACCGCAAGTCACTGAAGACGGACGATTCCCCCGCCCAGCGGCACGGAGACGGCCCGGTCGGCGCGCCGGTCCTTTCCGCGATCGGCCGGTGTGGGGTTGCCTCCCCTGCTTGCGACATCGACATGTGAAAAAGGGGTCCCTGGTTAGGGGGGCGAGTAGTCCGCATATCTCATTTGGGTAGGCTACCTCAATCGGGGTAACGGGAAAAGCGTGCAGGAAAATTTTGCATAAATCAGAGCTGAGGAAGTTTCCCGTTATGAATCAATGATTTGTGATTGCTTGCTTGAGAACGCTTGAGCAAAAGGCGGTGCCGGCCAAGCTCCGGGAAAATTTCTGGTTGAGAATGTAGTCCATAGTGATAACCGAGATTCCGGCCCTCCTCCCTTTGAGAAGGGTCGGTTCTGCATAGTGTTGGGGAGACAAGGCCTGCAAAAATATTTCCATTGCGGATTTTTTAATATTTCAGGCAGCCGCATCCCGGCGCCGCTATTCGTGATTCGTCAGGCGGCTCTGTTGCAAAGTATGCCGGCAGACCGGACCATCGCACCGATGTTCGCAGCAGCCTTGAAGACGTGCCTGCTTGGCTCCGCAGCCCTGTCCGGATTGGCCGAGATCCCCCGCACGACGGCCGATTGTTCCTTAGCAGCCGTGGCGATCGGGGCTGCCGCCAGTCGAGCGCAGTCGACCATGTCAACGACGGGCCGGACGGTCGGGAACAGCGGGCCGTCCGCGTACATGGGAATTTCCCTATAGAAACGATCGACATTTGATTGAAAACTCTATGGCTCTTTGTGCAAATGGTGTTCTCATCGACTGAAGCAGTGCGAGGAGCGCCAGGAATGACGTCGAAAGCAGAACGGTTCATTGTTGGAATCACCGATCACATGATTCCGCCCCCCGACCTGGAGGCCGCCGTGCTGGATGGGCTGGCGGAGGTCGATTTTCTCGACTGCCGCCGGGAGGAGGATCTCGATCCGGAACGCCTCGCCCGTCTGGACGCCCTGCTGGTCTGGAGCACGCGTATCGGTCCGGCGACGGTCGAGCGGCTGAAGCGCTGCCGGATCGTCGTGCGCTTCGGCGTCGGCTATGACCGCGTCGACGTCGCGGCGTTGGCGGCTGCCGGGATCCCGTTCTGCAACAATCCCGATTACGGGACGGAGGAGGTCGCCGACCACGCCGTCGCCATGATCCTGTCGCTGCAACGCCGGCTGTGGGAGCATGATGCCCGCGCCCGCGGTTACACGGCGACATGGCAGGCCAACACGTTGACACCGCTGCACCGCTCCAGCGCCGCGACGGTCGGCGTGGTCGGGGTCGGGCGGATCGGAACCGCCGTGGTCAACCGGCTGAAGGGATTCGGCCATCGCATCCTGGGCTACGATCCGTTTCAGCCGGCCGGGCACGAGAAGGCTGTCGGCTATCGCCGCGTCCGCAAGCTGGAGGAGTTGCTGGCGGAATCCGACGTCGTCACCTTCCACTGTCCGCTGAACGGAGAGACGCGCGGCCTGCTGAACGAGGCCACCCTGGCGGCGATGAAGCCGGGCGCCATTCTGGTCAACACCGCGCGCGGCGAACTGTTCGCCGGGCTGGACCCGCTGGCGGCGGCCCTGCGCAGCGGCCGGCTGGCCGCCGTCGGGACCGACGTGCTGCCGGTCGAGCCGCCCACAGCCCACCCGCTGCTGGATGCGTGGCGGGCGCGCGAGGAGTGGCTGGCCGGTCGGCTGGTGGTGACGCCGCACAACGCCTTCCACTCCGATCAGGCGGCGGTGGAGATGCGGCGCAACGCGGCCGAGACGGTGCGGCTGTTCCTGGAGGACGGGGAGTTGCGGAACAGGATCACCGCCTGACCGGGGGCAGAGGGGAGAGCTGGGAAGGCCGCCCGCTCCCCGTTAACCTCCCAGCAACTCCTTCACCTCCAGCCCCAGCCCGCCGCCGATGCGGTGCAGAGCCGCCACCGTGTCGGGATCGAGCGCGATGCCGTGGTCCATCGCGGCCATCCGGTGCAGCGCCTCCGGCTCGCCGGGAATGGTGACGCCGTTGCTTCCGGGGGCTGCGGGCGTGTCGGCGACATGGTCGAGGACGGCGTCGGTCAGGGTCTGCCATTCCGGGCCGGCCACCCGGTTGGGGTCGATGACGAAGGCGAGCGCGTTGTTGACCACCCGCCCCGGCCGCAGATTTTCCGGTAGCGCGGGCAGGCCGCCGGCCAGCGCCCCCGCCAGGATTTCGCAGGCCAGCGCCAGCCCATAGCCCTTATGGCCGCCGAAGGGCAGGATGGCCCCGGTGGGGTCGGTGAACATCACGCCGGGATCCCGCGTCGGCCTGCCCTCCGGGTCCAGCAGCAGACCGTCCTCCACCTCCTTGCCCAGCGAGGCGGCGATCCGGCATTTGTTGGCGGCGATGGCGCTGGTGGCGAAATCGAGCAGGAAGGGCGCATAGCCCGGCGTGCCGGGAACGGCGATGCAGACGGGGTTTGTCCCCAGCCGGGGTCGCCCGCCGCCATGGGGCGCCGCCAGCGGCCGGCTGACCACATTGACGAAGAACAGCCCGATCAGCCCGGCGGCGATGCATTGCTCGCCATAGGAACCGACCCGGCCGATGTGGTGGGCGTTGCGCAGGGCAAGGATGCAGGCGCCGCCCGCCTTGGCACGTGCGATGGCCAGGTCGGTCGCCTCCTTCGCGATCACCTGCCCATAGCCGACATCGCCGTCCACCACCAGGAAGGGCGCCTCGTCGCGGACGATGCGGGCATGGCGGTTGGGCTGGAGATGGCCCAGTTCCAGGCTGCGGGCATAGACGGCGATCTGGCAGACGCCGTGGCTGGCATGGCCGTGGGCGTCGGCCTCCACCAGATTGGCGGCGACGATGGCCGCCTCCTCCGCCGAGCTGCCGCTGCGGCGGAGGATGGCTTCGAGCGTCGCGACCAGCCGGTCGGGGCGGTAGCGGACCTCGCTCATCGGCCGCTGTCCTGAAAGAGCGAGTAGTCGATGGCCCGGGTGCGGTCGAGCGTGCGGTGTACCGGTGGCAGCGGGTATTTCAGGCCGGTGGCGCAGTTGAACAGGACGGCGCGTTCCTCCGTGCCGACCCGGCCGTCGGCCAGCGCCTGCCGGTAGGCGGCGTAGGTCGCGGCCCCTTCGGGGCAGAGCAGGAAGCCTTCCTCGCGCGCCACCTCGTCGAGCGCCGCCCGGATGGCATCGTCGGGCACGGCGATGGCGAAGCCGCCGCTTTCGCGCACGGCGCGCAGGATCAGGAAATCGCCCACCGCCTGCGGCACGCGGATGCCGGACGCGATGGTGTGGGCGTCCTCCCAGCGCGGGGCATGCTCCTCCCCCTGTTCCCAGGCGCGCACCATCGGGGCGCAGCCGGCGGCCTGGACCGCCACCATGCGCGGGCGCCGGGAGCCGATGAAACCGATGGCCTCCAACTCGTCGAAGGCCTTCCACATGCCGATCAGGCCGGTTCCGCCGCCGGTCGGATAGAAGATGACGTCCGGCACCTCCCAGCCCAGCTGTTCGGCAAGCTCCAGACCCATCGTCTTCTTGCCCTCGATCCGGTAAGGCTCCTTCAGGGTGGAGACGTCGAACCAGCCGACCTTGGCCTTGCCCTCGCCGACGATCCTGCCGCAATCGTCGATCAGGCCGTTGACGCGGTAGACGGTGGCGCCCTGCAGCTCGATCTCCGACACGTTCACCTCCGGCGTGTCGGCCGGACAGAAGATGGTGGTTCGGATGCCGGCGCGGGTGGCGTAGGCGGCCAGCGCCGCCCCGGCATTGCCGTTGGTCGGCATCGCCATGTGCCGGATGCCGAAGGACTTCGCCATCGACACCGCCATCACCAGCCCGCGCGCCTTGAAGGAACCGGTGGGCAGCCGCCCCTCGTCCTTCACCAGCAGCTCGGCCGCACCCAGGCGCTTCGCCAGCTTGGGCAGCGGCACCAGCGGGGTCACCGCCTCGCCCAGGCTGACGATGTCCTCGACTTTGCGGACCGGCAGAAGCTCGCGGTAGCGCCACAAATCCTGCGGACGCTCGGACAGCGAGCTTTTGGTCAGCGCCTGTTTCACGCCGTTCAGGTCGTAACGGACCAGCAGCGGCTTGCCGGCGCGCGACAGGTTGTGGATCGTGTCGGCCTCGTACCGCTCGCCGGTGTAGGCGCATTCCAGATGGGTGACGAAGGTCGGGCGCTCGACCGTCAGGTTGGAATCGAAGCGAACGGGATTGATGTCTTGGAAAGCCATTTTAGCGGACCATGCCCCATTTGCGGACCGTGTGGACCTCGATCCAGCGGAAGACGACGTTTTCGACCAGCAGGCCGATCAGGATGACGGTGACGAGGCCGGCGAAGACCTTGTCGATGTAAAGCTCGTTGCGGTTCTGGAAGATGAACCAGCCGAGCCCGCCCTTGCCGGACGAGACGCCGAACACCAGCTCCGCCGCGATCAGTGTGCGCCAGGCGAAGGCCCAGCCGACCTTCAGCCCGGTCAGGATCGCCGGGAAGGCGGCGGGGATCAGCAGCGTGACGACATAACGCAGGTTGCCCAGCCCGTAGTTCCTCCCGGCCATGCGCAGCGTTTCCGAGACCGAGGTGAAGCCGGCATGGGTGTTCAGCGCCAGGGGCCACAGCACGGCATGGACCAGCACGAAGATCAGGCTGACCTCGCCCAGCCCGAACCACAGCATGGCGATCGGCAGCAGGGCGATGGCCGGCAGCGGGTTGAACATGGAGGTCAGCGTCGACAGCAGGTCGTTGCCGATGCGGGTGGAGACGGCGACCGTGGTCAGCAGCACGGCCAGCACCACGGCCACCGCATAGCCCTTCAGCAGCACCGCCAGCGAGGTCCAGGCCATCGACAGCAGGCCGTCGCGCCGGATGCCGTCCCACAGCGCCGCAATGGTGTCGGTGAAGGTCGGGAACATCAGCGGGTTGTTCTGCCAGACCGCCGCCGCCTGCCACAGCACCGCGACCGCCGCCAGGACCAGCAGCCGGCGCAGCGCCGTGACGTTGGCAAGCCGCTCCCACAACGACAGCGGGCGGGCGATGTCGCCGATCGGGCCGGTGGCGGTGACGGTGCGCTCATATTCCGGACGCCGCGGCGGTTCGCGTCGCCTGCCGGGCGGAAGGGGGCGCGGGGGGAAGGACAGGTCGGTCATGCGCTTGGTCCTTTTCCGCTGCCTTCGATGTCCTCGGCGAACAGCATGGTATGGATACGATGGGCCAGCGCCTGAAACTCCGCCCCACCGACGGCACCATGATCGTAGCCGTCGCAGTTGACCTCCGCCTTAACCTGCCCCGGATGGGGCGACAGCACCAGGATGCGCGAGCCGACGACCAAAGCCTCCTCGATGGAGTGGGTGACGAACAGCACGGTGAAGCGCACGTCGTCCCACAGTTGCAGCAGCTCCTCCTGCATCTTGCGGCGGGTCAGCGCGTCGAGTGCGGCGAAGGGCTCGTCCATCAGCAGGATGTCCGGCTCCATCGCCATGGCGCGGGCGATGGCGACGCGCTGCTTCATGCCGCCCGACAGCATGTGCGGGTGGACGTCGGCGAACTTGGTCAGGTTCACCCGCGCGATGCAGTCGAGCGCCTTTTCCTCAGCCTCGCGTCGCCTGGCCTTGCCGCTGGCGAGCAGGGGGAACATGACGTTCTCCTTGACCGTCTTCCAGGGCGGAAGCTGGTCGAACTCCTGGAACACCATCATGCGGTCTGGGCCGGGCTTGGTCACCGCGCGGCCATTCAGGCGGATCGTTCCCTCGACCGGCTGGAGGAAGCCGCCGACCGCTTTCAGCAGGGAGGATTTGCCGCAGCCCGACGGACCCAGCAGGACATAGCGCTCGGCCTGGAAGACCTGGAAATCGACGCGGTAGGTCGCAGTGACGAGGTGCCGGCGCGTCTTGTATTGCAGGGTGACGCCGGAGACGTCGAGCAGCGGGCGCTCGGACAGGCCGTCGCTGTCGATGCTGTGCGGGTAGGTCAGCGCGTTCATCGCCTCAGCTCCCGGCGCCGTCATGCAGGTCGTCGAAGAAATAATCCTTCCAAGAGGCCGGCTTGTTCCTGATGGCGCCGACCTTGTGCATGAAGTCGGCGAAGGCCTCCGTCCGGTTGGGCGTGACGGTGAAGCGGATGTCGGGGTCGTTCAGCAGGCGCAGGATATAGGCCTTGTCGAGGCTGCCCTTGTTCTGGGCCAGATAGGCGTCCGCCGCCGCCTCATGGTTGGCGTTGATGAGGTCCATCGCCTCCTTCAACGCATCGAGGAAGGCCCGGTAGGTCTTTGGATTTTCGTCGCGGAAGGACTGCTTGCTCCAGATCAGGTTGAAGCTGTGCGGGCCGCCCAGCACGTCGTAGGAGCTGACGACCTTGTGGATCTTCGGGTCATCCAGCTGCTGGTACTGGAAGGGCGGGCTGGAGATGTGGGCGGTGATGCCGCCGCTGCCCGACAGCAGGGCCGCAGTGGCGTCGGGATGCGGCATCGACACCGTCA
The sequence above is a segment of the Azospirillum sp. TSH100 genome. Coding sequences within it:
- a CDS encoding ABC transporter ATP-binding protein, giving the protein MNALTYPHSIDSDGLSERPLLDVSGVTLQYKTRRHLVTATYRVDFQVFQAERYVLLGPSGCGKSSLLKAVGGFLQPVEGTIRLNGRAVTKPGPDRMMVFQEFDQLPPWKTVKENVMFPLLASGKARRREAEEKALDCIARVNLTKFADVHPHMLSGGMKQRVAIARAMAMEPDILLMDEPFAALDALTRRKMQEELLQLWDDVRFTVLFVTHSIEEALVVGSRILVLSPHPGQVKAEVNCDGYDHGAVGGAEFQALAHRIHTMLFAEDIEGSGKGPSA